A stretch of Rhodoferax potami DNA encodes these proteins:
- a CDS encoding histone deacetylase family protein, producing MLPAFISHPDCARHEMGPDHPECPERLGAIQDMLLIRGLLDYMNTYEAPLATLAQLGRAHASNYVNELIDASPTQGYHKVDPDTDMNPYTVRAALRAAGAAVQATDLVLGGQVPSAFCNVRPPGHHAERSAAMGFCFFNNVAVGIRHALDVHGLERVALVDFDVHHGNGSEDIFRGDDRVLMCSIFEQGLYPYTGEKAVGPNMMNIGLPARSGSDKFREAVATQWVPALDAFAPQLIYISAGFDAHREDDMGNLGLVDADYAWVTRQLMAVAQRHCQGRIISCLEGGYVLNPLARSVAEHVKVLIGAD from the coding sequence ATGCTGCCCGCCTTCATATCCCACCCGGATTGCGCCCGCCACGAGATGGGACCCGACCACCCTGAATGCCCCGAGCGCCTGGGCGCCATTCAAGACATGTTGCTGATCCGTGGCCTGCTGGACTACATGAACACCTACGAGGCACCCTTGGCGACGCTCGCCCAGCTGGGCCGGGCGCATGCCTCCAACTATGTCAATGAGCTGATCGACGCCTCACCCACCCAGGGTTACCACAAGGTCGATCCCGATACCGACATGAACCCCTACACCGTACGTGCCGCCTTGCGGGCTGCCGGCGCGGCGGTGCAAGCGACCGATCTGGTGCTCGGGGGGCAGGTGCCCAGCGCCTTTTGCAACGTGCGTCCGCCGGGCCACCATGCCGAGCGCTCCGCCGCCATGGGCTTTTGCTTTTTCAACAATGTGGCGGTGGGAATCCGCCATGCCCTCGATGTGCATGGCCTGGAGCGGGTGGCCCTGGTGGACTTTGACGTGCACCACGGTAACGGGAGCGAAGACATCTTCCGGGGGGACGACCGGGTGCTGATGTGCTCAATTTTTGAGCAAGGCCTCTACCCTTACACCGGTGAGAAAGCCGTGGGCCCCAACATGATGAACATCGGCCTGCCCGCCCGCTCGGGCAGCGACAAGTTCCGCGAGGCAGTGGCCACCCAGTGGGTGCCGGCGCTAGACGCCTTTGCGCCCCAGCTCATTTACATCTCGGCCGGGTTTGACGCCCACCGCGAAGACGATATGGGCAACCTCGGCCTGGTGGACGCAGACTACGCTTGGGTCACCCGGCAACTGATGGCGGTGGCCCAACGGCATTGTCAAGGGCGCATCATCTCCTGCCTGGAGGGCGGCTATGTGCTTAACCCCTTGGCCCGCAGTGTGGCGGAACATGTCAAAGTCTTGATCGGCGCGGACTAA